TCCAGGACTATCTCGGAGACAAGCAAGCGCCAGTAATCGATGCTCTTGATGCCTACATGTTCCAGCGTCTTCATATGGATAGGAACGAGGGAGCCGCCAACGAGGAAGTTTCTCTTCAGGACAAACGCAAGAAATACCCACCACAGCTCCTTCAACGCTTCGAGGTCTACTTCACAACGGACGATGCCGCCCATGAAACGTGTGTCCGAAACATCAAAGCCACCGAGATCGGGCACTTGGTCTCCATGAAGGGAGTTGTTATCCGTGCGACCGAGGTGAAACCTTGTGTTGAAGTCATGACCTACACTTGCGATACTTGTGCCGCCGAAGTCTATCAGCCTGTGAAGGGAATGCAATTCACCCCACCGGTCAACTGTCCCAACAAGGAATGCGTTGAGGCAAAAGCCAACGGAAGACTTCACATGCAGCTTCGTGGATCGAAATTCGTCAAGTTCCAAGAGCTCAAAATTCAAGAGCTCAGCGAGCAAGTCCCAGTAGGATCGATTCCTCGCACAATGACTGTTCACGTTTACGGGGAGATGACGAGAAAGTGCAATACTGGAAATGTCGTGCATGTTTCTGGAGTATTCTTGCCAATTATGCAGTCTGGCTTCCGACCAACTGGAGGACTCGTTGCCGATACCTATTTGGAAGCTCACGTAagttaaaacttgaaaattatcaaattattcGTTACTCTTCAGTACATCAACAATCTTGACGACAACCCAACTTTCAATGGAGTTCAATCCGCCGAACTGGAAGTTCTCCGTCGCAAAGGAGACAACTACGAAACTCTTGCCGCCTCCATCGctccggaaattttcggccaCGTTGATGTTAAAAAGTGCCTTTTGATGGCTCTCGTTGGAGGAAATGACAACAGCTCGAACGGAATGAAAATTCGTGGATGCATCAACGTTCTGATGATGGGAGATCCAGGAGTTGCTAAATCTCAACTTCTCGGCTACGTGAACCGGTTGGCTCCACGATCTCAGTACACTACTGGTCGTGGTTCTTCTGGAGTTGGTCTCACGGCCGCTGTGATGAAGGATCCCGTCACTGGAGAGATGTCTCTCGAGGGTGGTGCCTTGGTGTTGGCCGACGGAGGAATTTGCTGCATTGACGAGTTCGATAAGATGATGGATCACGATAGAACTGCGATCCATGAAGTTATGGAGCAGCAGACCATCTCGATTGCCAAAGCTGGAATCATGACGACACTCAACGCTCGTACGGCTATCATCGCCGCTGCCAATCCAGCCTACGGAAGATATAACCCAAATCGTTCCATTGAGCAGAACGTTGATCTTCCAGCTGCACTTCTCTCCCGTTTCGATTTGATTCTTCTCATGCAGGACAAGGCTGATCGTGAGAACGACAAGATTCTCGCTGAGCACATCACATATGTTCATCAGCACGGTTGCCATCCAAATCGTGAGAAGAAGGATCTCATCTCGCTTGAGACACTTCGCGAGTACATTTCTCTTTGCAAGACGTATACTCCAACTGTCGATCCAGCTCTTCGAGAACGTATTGTCGAGGCATACGTTGAGATGCGCAGAGATGCTAGATATTCGTCCGATCCAACATTTGTGTCGCCAAGAATGATTCTAGGAATCGTCAGAATGGCGACAGCTCGTGCTAAGCTTCGTCTATCCACGATTGTCGACGAAAGTGACGTTGAAGAAGCTCTCCGTTTGATGCAATTCGCTAAGGACTCGCTCAGACCAGAACAGAACAAAATTGAGAagtaagttttcagaaaattatttatagcgaatattttaatcataaaattattttcttttcaggcGCATGGCTCCAGTCGATGCTGCATTCGCCGTTCTTCGTGAGCTCTACCATGCCGACAACGCCCCGATCGCCATCTCAAACGCCATTCAAAGATGCGCTCGCAAGGGAATCAGCGAGGTTGCTCTCAAGAAATGCCTGGATCAATACACTGCTAACGGTCTCTTGGTCATGGATCGCCAGAACATTGTGTTCGCtatgaattaaaattaattgtataATTTCGACGAATtgcctttttaattttcacccCCTCCCACATTTAATCACACACTATCTAAATAACTATCGTAAGATTGTACTatgtttgacaattttcacaattttttccttcAACACATTCGTATTCtgatctcaaatttttttcgttgtttttttttgtttcgccTTTACGGAGAATGATGCCGATGAGCATAATAAATTGATTATGGAATTAAATTTGGAAtagtttatttcaaatacaCGTAGTTTTCAGTAGATTCTAACCCGTAAGTAGTCACcgattttaaaatagttatttaatattaattaCAAATTTCTTTTCCTCCGTAAGATCCGAATCACTTTCTTGCGATTTTCTCGTGCCACGTCACTCGTTGGATCCAAGATCAGTGCGATTTCGTATTCTTTCAGAGCCAAATCGTACTTCTGATTAAGATGAAGAATTGCTCCGTAGTTGGCGTGAGCCGCATACGAATTCGGTTGAGCTTCCATCACTTTTCTGTAGAAAGTTTCAGATTCCACGTGGTTCTGAGTTTGTTGCAGAAGATTCGCGATTCCTTGCAGAGAGTCGAGATGAGTTGGATCCAGATGGAGAGCTTTTCGATAGAAGAGCAACGAGCGATTGTAGTTTTGCTGAAACGGATTTATTAATGATTTGTTTATTgtggagacgcagaaaaatTCGCTTTTTAAATCGAGGTgaaagcgcgctccaacgccaaactttgggtctcgttaggtattggcgggaaactcagaaattcaaacattttgccatttttaaatgtgttccgttgtttttttaatgagacACAAGACAAAATTAGGGAAACCGCGCATTTTTAAATAAGCTTTATTCCAAcataaactaatttttaaggaagaacgcaaaaaatataaataaaaacgtAAAAGGCTTCAAAACGGGTAAAATGG
This is a stretch of genomic DNA from Caenorhabditis elegans chromosome V. It encodes these proteins:
- the mcm-7 gene encoding DNA replication licensing factor MCM7 (Confirmed by transcript evidence) — encoded protein: MKTTTYNTDWAAEKTKIRSFFDEYYVDNEDGSGKAFPYRDQVFEIARRDKQAIVVNVDHIKESDIPDALELSEAITSNTKRYEVLFKDTISDMIQDYLGDKQAPVIDALDAYMFQRLHMDRNEGAANEEVSLQDKRKKYPPQLLQRFEVYFTTDDAAHETCVRNIKATEIGHLVSMKGVVIRATEVKPCVEVMTYTCDTCAAEVYQPVKGMQFTPPVNCPNKECVEAKANGRLHMQLRGSKFVKFQELKIQELSEQVPVGSIPRTMTVHVYGEMTRKCNTGNVVHVSGVFLPIMQSGFRPTGGLVADTYLEAHYINNLDDNPTFNGVQSAELEVLRRKGDNYETLAASIAPEIFGHVDVKKCLLMALVGGNDNSSNGMKIRGCINVLMMGDPGVAKSQLLGYVNRLAPRSQYTTGRGSSGVGLTAAVMKDPVTGEMSLEGGALVLADGGICCIDEFDKMMDHDRTAIHEVMEQQTISIAKAGIMTTLNARTAIIAAANPAYGRYNPNRSIEQNVDLPAALLSRFDLILLMQDKADRENDKILAEHITYVHQHGCHPNREKKDLISLETLREYISLCKTYTPTVDPALRERIVEAYVEMRRDARYSSDPTFVSPRMILGIVRMATARAKLRLSTIVDESDVEEALRLMQFAKDSLRPEQNKIEKRMAPVDAAFAVLRELYHADNAPIAISNAIQRCARKGISEVALKKCLDQYTANGLLVMDRQNIVFAMN
- the F32D1.3 gene encoding TPR_REGION domain-containing protein (Confirmed by transcript evidence), whose translation is MEAQPNSYAAHANYGAILHLNQKYDLALKEYEIALILDPTSDVARENRKKVIRILRRKRNL